GGGGCAGGTCCGCGGGATCCACCGGATGATCGAGGAGGAGCGGTACTGCGCGGACGTGCTGACGCAGATCTCGTCGGTGCAGGAGGCGCTGCGGGGTGTGGGCAAGCTGATGATGCGGAACCACCTGCAGCACTGCATCACGGATGCACTGCGCTCGGGCGATCCGCTGGAAGCGGAGCGGACATACCAGGAAGTGCTCGACCTCATGTACAAGCACGCCCGTTGAGGGCGCG
The Longimicrobiales bacterium genome window above contains:
- a CDS encoding metal-sensitive transcriptional regulator, producing the protein MHTHPSHAVKLEPEIRDKALARLKRIEGQVRGIHRMIEEERYCADVLTQISSVQEALRGVGKLMMRNHLQHCITDALRSGDPLEAERTYQEVLDLMYKHAR